A genome region from Geodermatophilus bullaregiensis includes the following:
- a CDS encoding MFS transporter yields the protein MSTVTAGSPDAATEPTREQEARRRRTVVWVVALATLGLVFDGYDLVVYGTVVPLFLADPGQIGQVTPPVAGALGSYALFGVLVGALLAGSVADIVGRRKVMLTAYAWFSIGMGATALMNSVGGFGLLRFLTGMGVGALVATTGALVAEYAPAGKKNLANAITYSGVPIGSLLAALMAILLLGQIGWRGMFWIGALPLVTLLPLAFFLMPESPSWLASRGRLAEARRVSERTGVPIVVTSSSAPGNGTAPARRERAGFAGLFGRQYLFPTLVLGLMSATGLILVYVLNTWLPELMGRAGYSTQGSLSFLLVLNGGAVVAALVASRLADRFGPKMVVVGSFLMGAIALALLTVDAPLALLLFFVAVVGAGTSGTQILIYGFVANYYRTNVRSAGVAWCAGFGRLGGVAGPLVGGLLVAAGLALESIFYVLTGLAAFGALLTLLVPVARRAVPVRTVLVEPSLAAQPSAGR from the coding sequence ATGTCAACCGTCACCGCCGGCTCTCCGGACGCCGCCACGGAGCCGACCCGGGAGCAGGAGGCCCGGCGCCGGCGGACCGTGGTCTGGGTCGTCGCGCTGGCCACCCTCGGGCTCGTGTTCGACGGGTACGACCTGGTCGTCTACGGCACCGTCGTCCCGCTGTTCCTCGCCGATCCCGGCCAGATCGGCCAGGTCACGCCCCCCGTCGCCGGTGCACTGGGCAGCTACGCGCTGTTCGGCGTCCTGGTCGGCGCCCTGCTCGCCGGCAGCGTCGCCGACATCGTCGGCCGCCGGAAGGTCATGCTGACGGCGTACGCGTGGTTCAGCATCGGCATGGGCGCAACCGCGCTGATGAACAGCGTCGGCGGTTTCGGGCTCCTGCGCTTCCTCACCGGCATGGGCGTCGGGGCCCTGGTCGCCACCACCGGTGCCCTGGTCGCCGAGTACGCACCGGCCGGGAAGAAGAACCTCGCCAACGCCATCACCTACTCCGGTGTGCCGATCGGGAGCCTGTTGGCCGCGCTGATGGCGATCCTCCTGCTGGGGCAGATCGGCTGGCGCGGCATGTTTTGGATCGGCGCGCTCCCGTTGGTGACCCTGCTGCCGCTGGCCTTCTTCCTGATGCCGGAGTCGCCCAGCTGGCTCGCGTCCCGCGGTCGGCTGGCGGAGGCCCGGAGGGTCTCCGAACGCACCGGCGTGCCGATCGTCGTGACATCCAGCTCCGCGCCCGGCAACGGCACGGCACCGGCACGGCGGGAGCGGGCGGGCTTCGCGGGGCTGTTCGGGCGGCAGTACCTGTTCCCCACGCTGGTGCTGGGGTTGATGAGCGCCACCGGGCTGATCCTGGTCTACGTGCTGAACACCTGGTTGCCCGAGCTCATGGGCCGCGCCGGGTACTCGACGCAGGGATCGTTGTCCTTCCTCCTGGTGCTCAACGGCGGGGCGGTCGTCGCGGCCCTGGTGGCCTCTCGCCTCGCCGACCGGTTCGGGCCCAAGATGGTGGTCGTCGGGTCGTTCCTGATGGGGGCGATCGCTCTGGCGCTGCTCACCGTCGACGCTCCCCTCGCCCTGCTCCTGTTCTTCGTCGCGGTCGTCGGGGCGGGGACGAGCGGCACCCAGATCCTGATCTACGGCTTCGTGGCCAACTACTACCGCACCAACGTGCGCAGCGCCGGTGTCGCCTGGTGCGCGGGCTTCGGGCGCCTGGGGGGTGTCGCAGGCCCTCTGGTCGGCGGCCTCCTCGTGGCCGCGGGGCTCGCGCTGGAGTCCATTTTCTACGTGCTCACCGGGCTGGCGGCCTTCGGTGCACTGCTCACCCTGCTGGTCCCCGTGGCCCGGCGAGCGGTCCCGGTCAGGACCGTGCTGGTGGAGCCCAGCCTCGCGGCGCAGCCCTCCGCCGGGCGATGA
- a CDS encoding universal stress protein encodes MYERILVAIDAHPTEENASAIRRTEQIGTLTGAVVHVLHVARGHIIPEDITGGSARLGVWTAEDDPEDADRAALQQLIDGLCAAGVDAHGEMVTATEHDAADVILQRADELGVDLLVLGHQHHRGSRTAERVIHHHPAYSVLLARPPQERR; translated from the coding sequence GTGTATGAGCGGATCCTCGTCGCAATCGATGCGCACCCCACGGAGGAGAACGCCTCCGCGATCCGGCGCACCGAGCAGATCGGCACGCTGACCGGGGCTGTCGTGCACGTGCTCCACGTGGCGCGGGGGCACATCATCCCGGAGGACATCACCGGCGGTTCGGCGCGCCTCGGCGTCTGGACTGCCGAGGATGACCCCGAGGACGCCGACCGGGCCGCGCTGCAGCAACTGATCGACGGGCTCTGCGCCGCCGGCGTCGACGCCCACGGAGAGATGGTGACAGCGACCGAACACGACGCTGCCGACGTCATCCTGCAACGGGCCGACGAGCTCGGCGTGGACCTCCTGGTCCTCGGTCACCAGCACCACCGGGGATCCCGCACCGCCGAACGGGTGATCCACCACCACCCGGCGTACTCCGTCCTGCTGGCCCGGCCACCCCAGGAACGGCGGTAG
- a CDS encoding benzoate/H(+) symporter BenE family transporter, with amino-acid sequence MPGSAVHEHLLERPVRPLAGPRRLLQDAGGVYAANGLIGLVFAATGPVAVILAVGAQGGLSQQELASWIFGAFFLNGVLTVVACWLYRQPLAFFWTIPGTVLVGPALSHLSWPQVVGAFVATGVLVLLLGLSGWVRRAMAVVPMPIVMAMVAGIFLRFGIDLVHALRDDVMIAVPMVLVFLLLSALPSLGRRVPPIIGALVVGAVAVVVSGRFSPAVAGGEWFAAPVLQAPEWSLQAMVELVVPLAITVLVVQNGQGIAVLRSAGHTPPINVATVACGAWSILTAVVGTVSTCLTGPTNALLAASGERSRQYTAGITCGLLAMLFGLFSPLFTSAMLATPPAFIAALGGLALLRVLQASFVAAFSTRFTLGALVTFVVTVADTAVLNVGAAFWGLLAGLAVSGLLERPDFSSGRS; translated from the coding sequence GTGCCCGGCTCAGCAGTGCACGAGCACCTGCTCGAGCGCCCCGTCCGGCCCCTGGCCGGCCCGCGCCGGCTGCTGCAGGACGCCGGCGGTGTCTACGCCGCCAACGGCCTCATCGGCCTCGTCTTCGCCGCCACCGGTCCGGTCGCGGTGATCCTGGCGGTGGGCGCGCAGGGCGGGCTGTCCCAGCAGGAGCTGGCCTCGTGGATCTTCGGCGCCTTCTTCCTCAACGGCGTCCTCACCGTCGTGGCGTGCTGGCTCTACCGACAGCCGCTGGCCTTCTTCTGGACGATCCCGGGCACCGTGCTCGTCGGGCCGGCCCTGAGCCACCTCAGCTGGCCGCAGGTGGTCGGTGCTTTCGTCGCCACCGGCGTGCTCGTCCTCCTCCTGGGGCTGAGCGGGTGGGTGCGTCGGGCCATGGCGGTCGTGCCGATGCCGATCGTGATGGCCATGGTCGCCGGGATCTTCCTGCGGTTCGGGATCGACCTGGTGCACGCCCTGCGCGACGACGTGATGATCGCCGTGCCCATGGTCCTGGTCTTCCTGCTGCTCAGCGCGCTGCCGAGCCTGGGGCGGCGGGTCCCTCCGATCATCGGTGCGCTGGTCGTCGGGGCGGTGGCGGTGGTGGTGTCCGGCCGGTTCAGCCCCGCCGTAGCGGGAGGTGAGTGGTTCGCCGCGCCGGTGCTCCAGGCGCCCGAGTGGTCGCTGCAGGCGATGGTGGAACTCGTCGTACCGCTGGCCATCACCGTGCTGGTGGTGCAGAACGGGCAGGGCATCGCGGTGTTGCGGTCCGCCGGACACACCCCGCCGATCAACGTCGCCACCGTCGCCTGTGGCGCCTGGTCGATCCTCACCGCGGTGGTGGGCACGGTGTCGACCTGCCTGACCGGACCGACCAACGCCCTGCTGGCGGCCTCCGGCGAGCGATCCCGGCAGTACACCGCCGGGATCACCTGCGGCTTGCTGGCCATGCTGTTCGGTCTGTTCTCGCCGCTGTTCACCAGCGCCATGCTCGCCACGCCGCCGGCCTTCATCGCCGCTCTCGGCGGCCTGGCCCTGCTGCGGGTGCTGCAGGCCTCGTTCGTCGCGGCGTTCAGCACCCGCTTCACCCTCGGCGCCCTGGTCACCTTCGTGGTCACCGTCGCCGACACGGCGGTCCTCAACGTCGGCGCCGCCTTCTGGGGCCTGCTCGCCGGGCTGGCCGTCTCCGGGCTGCTGGAGCGTCCCGACTTCTCCTCGGGGCGTAGCTGA
- a CDS encoding acyl carrier protein: MTRDELAAGLAEVLGTVAGIDRAAVAPGKSFAEDLGIDSLTMVEVVVAAEDRFGVLVPDDEWARFTTVDDALRFLAQSAVAPPWTPPRTR, from the coding sequence ATGACGCGAGACGAGCTGGCAGCCGGGCTGGCCGAGGTCCTCGGCACGGTCGCGGGCATCGACCGCGCCGCAGTCGCCCCGGGGAAGTCCTTCGCCGAGGACCTCGGCATCGACTCCCTGACCATGGTCGAGGTCGTCGTCGCGGCCGAGGACCGGTTCGGCGTGCTGGTCCCCGACGACGAGTGGGCGCGGTTCACGACGGTGGACGACGCCCTCCGGTTCCTCGCGCAGTCCGCCGTCGCACCGCCGTGGACGCCGCCGCGGACCCGGTAG
- a CDS encoding FAD-dependent monooxygenase, protein MRDNDLRIAIVGAGIGGLSLALALRERGVQADVFEQAAELTEIGAAIALSANATREYARLGLVDELAAAATIPTELVYRHWEDGSRVAAHPVREGDAYVHRFGAPYFGIHRADLQRTLSTAFGTEHLHLGCRLTDMVRERDSVVLEFTSGRVERADVVVGADGVRSMVRRWVTGADDVVYSGTSAFRGIVPTAALPSLPDPHAIQFWMGPDAHLLHYAIGGAGESVNFFAVVEGPPVWPHDGSVAEVREDVPVESFRGWHPAVTEMIRAAESPVRWGLFTVRPLLRWSRGRIVVLGDAAHGMLPHQGQGANTSIEDAFALAALVAGARPGDDLEPVLTRFQALRRARTRAIQRSSRVTSSLLHLPDGPAARMRNAKMARFPEDFGWIHEHDVQQTLQASAPLHR, encoded by the coding sequence ATGAGGGACAACGACCTCCGGATCGCGATCGTCGGAGCCGGCATCGGGGGGCTGTCCCTGGCTCTCGCGCTGCGGGAGCGCGGCGTGCAGGCCGACGTGTTCGAGCAGGCCGCGGAACTGACCGAGATCGGCGCCGCGATCGCGCTGTCGGCCAACGCCACCCGGGAGTATGCCCGGCTGGGCCTGGTCGACGAGCTGGCCGCGGCCGCCACGATCCCCACGGAGCTGGTCTACCGCCACTGGGAGGACGGCAGCCGCGTCGCCGCCCATCCCGTCCGCGAGGGCGACGCCTACGTGCACCGGTTCGGCGCCCCCTACTTCGGGATCCACCGCGCCGACCTGCAGCGGACCCTCAGCACGGCGTTCGGGACCGAGCACCTGCACCTGGGCTGCCGGTTGACCGACATGGTCCGGGAGCGGGACTCGGTGGTGCTGGAGTTCACCAGCGGTCGGGTCGAGCGGGCCGACGTCGTCGTCGGCGCCGACGGCGTGCGGTCCATGGTGCGGCGGTGGGTCACGGGCGCGGACGACGTCGTCTACTCCGGTACCAGCGCCTTCCGCGGGATCGTGCCGACGGCGGCGCTGCCCTCGCTGCCCGATCCGCACGCCATCCAGTTCTGGATGGGCCCCGACGCCCACCTGCTGCACTACGCGATCGGCGGCGCCGGTGAGTCGGTCAACTTCTTCGCGGTGGTGGAGGGCCCGCCGGTCTGGCCGCACGACGGCTCGGTCGCCGAGGTCCGCGAGGACGTCCCCGTCGAGTCCTTCCGGGGCTGGCACCCCGCCGTCACCGAGATGATCCGAGCGGCCGAGAGCCCCGTCCGCTGGGGGTTGTTCACGGTGCGCCCGCTGCTGCGCTGGTCCCGGGGGCGGATCGTCGTCCTCGGCGACGCCGCCCACGGCATGCTGCCGCACCAGGGTCAGGGCGCCAACACCTCGATCGAGGACGCCTTCGCCCTGGCGGCACTGGTAGCCGGCGCCCGGCCCGGGGACGACCTGGAGCCGGTGCTGACTCGGTTCCAGGCGCTCCGCCGGGCCCGCACGCGCGCGATCCAGCGCAGCTCTCGAGTGACCAGCTCCCTGCTCCACCTGCCCGACGGACCGGCCGCCCGGATGCGGAACGCGAAGATGGCACGGTTCCCGGAGGACTTCGGCTGGATCCACGAGCACGACGTGCAGCAGACGCTCCAGGCGTCAGCTCCCCTGCACCGCTGA
- a CDS encoding carboxymuconolactone decarboxylase family protein, which yields MPAAEPPTDDPSDLPWAPERQGVPLLDLEGPIGERVRGLGARQVNLYRSLAHNPELLDAWITWAWALRERCSTPRSLREIMILRTAVVMRSEYEWSQHVAMAHKAGVPEDKVRAVAAWQPSDLYDPAERAALMLTDAMLTGNVVDAVHEELSRHFTGSEQVELILTAGFYAMVPRVLDAFRVPVEGEEP from the coding sequence GTGCCCGCAGCCGAGCCGCCCACCGACGACCCGTCCGACCTGCCGTGGGCGCCCGAGCGGCAGGGGGTGCCGCTGCTGGATCTCGAGGGACCGATCGGTGAGCGGGTCCGCGGGCTGGGGGCCAGGCAGGTCAACCTGTACCGCTCCCTCGCCCACAACCCCGAGCTGCTGGATGCGTGGATCACCTGGGCGTGGGCGCTCCGCGAGCGGTGCAGCACGCCCCGCTCGCTCCGCGAGATCATGATCCTCCGCACCGCCGTGGTGATGCGCTCGGAGTACGAGTGGAGCCAGCACGTCGCCATGGCCCACAAGGCGGGGGTCCCCGAGGACAAGGTCCGGGCGGTCGCGGCCTGGCAGCCCTCCGACCTGTACGACCCGGCGGAACGTGCCGCGTTGATGCTCACCGACGCAATGCTGACGGGCAACGTCGTCGACGCTGTGCACGAGGAGCTGTCTCGCCACTTCACCGGATCGGAGCAGGTGGAGCTGATCCTCACCGCGGGCTTCTACGCCATGGTGCCGCGAGTGCTCGACGCCTTCAGAGTCCCCGTCGAGGGTGAGGAACCGTGA
- a CDS encoding CehA/McbA family metallohydrolase — translation MCCEDDGVLGLPPAVIEMVARYRRMRDERGFGWGEEALPEFFRWARFSRLGPVFDELAATGDWAGAVRAAVGDVVPAGLVLVSIDADGALSARLGPPRPGIAGGAVQVDVVIDSGLDRDVAVTVAGEDVAVPTGGAGLCTLDLDADAPPIAVACGAERLDVDGAVVATPAATLRLTCPDGARWSVLDATGGAWFAGGVPRKWDADDRPFFHTDPGTVTMAVPAGPLHVTAARGLEFERQEFAPEPAPGQTVELDYRPARRFAPAADGWYGADLHVHLNYSGDHVVHPVDAARMQRGEGLHLMHLTAGNFGGSLVYDRELLESTAGADLWARDRMVARAGLEYRNDLLGHVHGLGLAGVPEVLHTGHEGSEHPWDWPPNSVACGQMRALGAVTTYAHPVYSPLTQPGDLFSPHRTVEARELVADAALGVVDAIELVSCFDDRGALVLYHHLLSCGLRLAATAGTDTFLSFAHGPAPASNPPGWGRVYAQLGGARLSAAAFADAIRAGRTVVTNGPWLTLDVDGHGPGTVLDRRPGQRLTVRVQTVGSGVQRLVLYGPDGELAATAGDELHHEVVLGEAGSWLAAAAHGDDDPHTLGAPVFAHTTPVYVDVGGRRVARAESARWCLDVLDGFQSLVTEHGRFDPQRRARQLGDLVAVLDRARQVYRAVER, via the coding sequence ATGTGTTGTGAGGACGACGGCGTGCTGGGGCTGCCGCCCGCGGTGATCGAGATGGTGGCGCGCTACCGCCGGATGCGCGACGAGCGGGGCTTCGGCTGGGGCGAGGAGGCGTTGCCGGAGTTCTTCCGATGGGCCCGGTTCTCCCGGCTCGGGCCGGTCTTCGACGAACTCGCTGCGACCGGGGACTGGGCGGGAGCGGTCCGCGCCGCGGTCGGCGACGTCGTCCCAGCGGGTCTGGTGCTGGTCTCGATCGACGCGGACGGCGCTCTCTCCGCGCGCCTCGGCCCGCCCCGCCCGGGGATCGCCGGTGGAGCGGTCCAGGTCGACGTGGTGATCGACTCCGGACTCGACCGCGACGTCGCCGTCACGGTGGCGGGCGAGGACGTCGCCGTGCCGACCGGAGGGGCCGGCCTGTGCACCCTCGACCTCGACGCCGACGCGCCGCCGATCGCGGTCGCATGCGGTGCCGAGCGACTCGACGTCGACGGGGCCGTCGTCGCGACTCCGGCGGCGACGCTCCGGCTGACCTGCCCCGACGGGGCCCGCTGGTCCGTGCTGGACGCCACCGGCGGCGCGTGGTTCGCGGGCGGGGTACCGCGCAAGTGGGACGCGGACGACCGGCCGTTCTTCCACACCGACCCGGGAACGGTCACCATGGCCGTGCCGGCCGGGCCGCTGCACGTGACCGCCGCTCGCGGGTTGGAGTTCGAGCGGCAGGAGTTCGCGCCCGAACCGGCCCCCGGCCAGACTGTCGAGCTGGACTACCGGCCCGCCCGGCGGTTTGCCCCGGCCGCGGACGGCTGGTACGGAGCGGACCTGCACGTGCACCTCAACTACAGCGGCGACCACGTCGTGCACCCCGTCGACGCCGCGCGGATGCAACGCGGCGAGGGCCTGCACCTGATGCACCTCACGGCCGGCAACTTCGGCGGATCACTGGTCTACGACCGAGAGCTGCTGGAGTCGACTGCCGGTGCCGACCTGTGGGCGCGCGACCGCATGGTCGCCCGTGCCGGTCTGGAGTACCGCAACGACCTGCTCGGGCACGTGCACGGGCTGGGCCTGGCCGGAGTGCCGGAGGTGCTGCACACCGGCCACGAGGGCAGCGAGCACCCGTGGGACTGGCCACCGAACAGCGTCGCGTGCGGGCAGATGCGGGCCCTCGGGGCCGTCACCACCTACGCGCACCCCGTGTACTCCCCGCTGACCCAACCCGGCGACCTGTTCAGCCCTCACCGCACGGTGGAGGCCCGCGAGCTGGTGGCCGACGCCGCGCTGGGCGTGGTCGACGCCATCGAGCTGGTCTCCTGCTTCGACGACCGCGGCGCGCTGGTGCTCTACCACCACCTGCTCTCCTGCGGGCTGCGCCTGGCGGCCACCGCGGGCACCGACACCTTCCTGTCCTTCGCCCACGGTCCGGCCCCCGCGTCCAACCCACCGGGCTGGGGCCGGGTCTACGCGCAGCTCGGTGGTGCCCGCCTGTCGGCAGCGGCGTTCGCCGACGCCATCCGCGCGGGCCGGACCGTCGTCACCAACGGCCCCTGGCTCACCCTCGACGTCGACGGGCACGGCCCGGGCACGGTCCTCGACCGCCGGCCGGGCCAGCGGCTGACCGTCCGCGTGCAGACGGTCGGGTCCGGGGTACAGCGACTGGTGCTCTACGGGCCCGATGGGGAGCTCGCCGCCACTGCCGGCGACGAGCTGCACCACGAGGTGGTGCTCGGTGAGGCCGGGTCCTGGCTGGCGGCCGCCGCGCACGGCGACGATGATCCCCACACGCTCGGCGCACCCGTGTTCGCCCACACCACTCCGGTGTACGTCGACGTCGGTGGGCGCCGCGTCGCGCGCGCCGAGTCGGCTCGGTGGTGCCTCGACGTGCTCGACGGGTTCCAGTCGCTGGTGACCGAGCACGGCCGGTTCGATCCGCAGCGGCGCGCGCGCCAGCTCGGCGACCTCGTCGCAGTGCTCGACCGTGCCCGGCAGGTGTATCGCGCCGTCGAACGATGA
- a CDS encoding MaoC/PaaZ C-terminal domain-containing protein: MTHYYEDFRPGQVFLSQARTITEADVVTFAGWSWDTNPVHTDAETARHGRFGGRIAHGLLGLSVALGLASRLGVFESCSIALLGIDGWRFQRPLLLGDTVRCRVEILDTRLTSKGDAGVLRRRFTLLNQRDEDVQEGELPLLVSLRAGG, from the coding sequence GTGACCCACTACTACGAGGACTTCCGGCCTGGTCAGGTGTTCCTGAGCCAGGCGCGCACCATCACCGAGGCGGACGTCGTCACCTTCGCCGGGTGGAGCTGGGACACCAACCCCGTGCACACCGACGCGGAGACCGCCCGGCACGGACGGTTCGGCGGACGGATCGCGCACGGACTCCTCGGGCTGTCCGTCGCGCTGGGGCTGGCATCACGGCTCGGGGTGTTCGAGTCCTGCTCGATCGCGCTGCTGGGCATCGACGGCTGGCGGTTCCAGCGGCCCCTGCTGCTCGGGGACACGGTGCGCTGCCGCGTGGAGATCCTGGACACCAGGCTGACCAGCAAGGGGGATGCGGGCGTCCTGCGGCGGCGCTTCACGCTCCTCAACCAGCGCGACGAGGACGTCCAGGAGGGAGAGCTCCCCTTGCTGGTCAGCCTCCGCGCCGGCGGCTGA
- a CDS encoding NADPH:quinone oxidoreductase family protein, whose amino-acid sequence MHAALITTLTGPDAVEVGDVPDPVPQPGQVLVDVEFAGVVFPDVLQTRGEYQLCPELPFIPGWEVAGVVREDAAGFRAGDRVAAMPVTGGFAETVAVDPGMVFPLPDEVPSDKGAALPLNYLTMHFALTRRARLAAGETVLVHGAAGGVGTAACQLAAAYGARVIAVVSTPDKGVVARTAGAHEVVPVDGFREAVRRLTDGRGVDVVVDPVGGDRFTDSLRSLAREGRLVVLGFTGREIPTVKVNRLLLANTTVVGAASAEFWRTEPGHAGRQWRDLVPLMQSGAIDPPIGSVYALDQAAAAIREIDLRRAAGRVLIRVR is encoded by the coding sequence GTGCACGCAGCACTCATCACCACCCTGACCGGTCCGGACGCCGTCGAGGTCGGCGACGTTCCCGACCCCGTGCCGCAACCGGGCCAGGTGTTGGTCGACGTGGAGTTCGCCGGCGTCGTCTTCCCCGACGTGCTGCAGACCCGCGGGGAGTACCAGCTGTGCCCCGAGCTGCCCTTCATCCCGGGGTGGGAGGTGGCGGGGGTGGTGCGCGAGGACGCCGCCGGCTTCCGGGCGGGTGACCGGGTGGCGGCGATGCCGGTCACCGGCGGCTTCGCCGAGACGGTCGCCGTCGACCCGGGCATGGTCTTTCCACTGCCCGACGAGGTGCCGTCGGACAAGGGGGCGGCACTGCCGCTGAACTACCTGACCATGCACTTCGCCCTCACCCGCCGCGCGCGGCTGGCGGCCGGCGAGACCGTTCTGGTGCACGGCGCGGCCGGCGGCGTGGGCACTGCGGCGTGCCAGCTGGCAGCGGCCTACGGGGCGCGGGTGATCGCGGTCGTGTCCACCCCGGACAAGGGAGTGGTCGCCCGGACCGCGGGGGCGCACGAGGTCGTGCCGGTCGACGGCTTCCGCGAGGCGGTCCGCCGGCTCACCGACGGTCGCGGTGTGGACGTCGTCGTCGACCCGGTCGGCGGCGACCGTTTCACCGACTCGCTGCGCTCGCTGGCCCGGGAGGGCCGGCTCGTCGTCCTCGGCTTCACCGGCCGGGAGATCCCCACGGTCAAGGTCAATCGGCTGCTGCTGGCCAACACCACGGTGGTGGGGGCGGCCTCGGCGGAGTTCTGGCGGACGGAGCCGGGACACGCCGGCCGGCAGTGGCGCGACCTCGTGCCCCTGATGCAGTCCGGGGCGATCGACCCACCGATCGGTTCGGTGTACGCCCTGGACCAGGCCGCAGCAGCGATCCGGGAGATCGACCTGCGCCGAGCGGCGGGCAGAGTGCTCATCCGCGTCCGCTGA